A region from the Aegilops tauschii subsp. strangulata cultivar AL8/78 chromosome 5, Aet v6.0, whole genome shotgun sequence genome encodes:
- the LOC109775923 gene encoding uncharacterized protein, with protein sequence MAFHVACPITCRRVCDCELGFGAARANKRAGAWAGVAAALEGFLADPWLLRPAVGGAGDAREPGTVQVEVPPLELPEEGEDEACRAAMQRQAAAAEDFARRLEGAYESPEAEGDEDDSDREDQGNAAVKVMCRLCFSGENEGSSKAAKMVPCKLCNKKYHKKCVKNWGEHRDLFHWSSWICSSCRSCEVCRRPGDPNKLMFCKRCDGAYHCYCQQPSHKNVTHGPYLCPKHTRCHSCGSGVPGSGHSTRWFLGYTCCDACGRLFVKGNYCPVCLKVYRDSEVIPMVCCDVCEKWVHIECDGISEEKYQQFQADQNLQYTCASCRGECSQIRDAEDAVRELWKRRNIVDHDLMVSLRAAAGLPSLEDVTPCPNSDDERLGALVLKNDGRNTLKFSFKSNSSKPPLDQSEQEKNVPKNSGTNKKHSKKKGNQGNKSVADPNEIFLERRHEVKSMSSHLGDHTVDINHDRNSFKNNENVFVLSSTRSSEKDLKSTSAKAATNSADMIPKVKIKGSKVPSLHFKDIGEENNAKGDTGKGTKLVIHLGTRHKSKSGSPKSEMSNSHKEQELGLMHGGKIDVTSHFKSSKSSKKEKSVMKLVGETGVQQRSSLLGDLGTSKKHATGKRSSALISGMENASESGTRSRSFGHKQSIPSQLTESQGTASVPVNNSPDSLKPSLLKLKFKRPHLEQPSAQVSQPEEPATWASQQEDLNVAKGQRSKRKRPSTDKMDGSEGSTPSKRHGQSTGDEAMDATWILRKLGNDAIGKRIEIQLASDGKWHQGVVSNVISGMLCVQLDNGSSENLELGKQAVRLIAQRSKGGKR encoded by the exons ATGGCGTTTCACGTCGCGTGCCCCATCACTTG CCGGAGGGTGTGCGACTGCGAGCTAGGGTTCGGCGCCGCGAGGGCCAACAAGAGGGCCGGGGCATGGGCCGGCGTCGCGGCGGCGCTCGAGGGCTTCCTCGCCGATCCGTGGCTGCTGAGGCCGGCGGTGGGGGGGGCGGGGGATGCCCGAGAGCCCGGCACGGTGCAGGTGGAGGTGCCGCCGCTCGAACtgccggaggagggcgaggacgaggcgTGCAGGGCGGCGATGCAGCGCCAGGCCGCCGCCGCGGAGGACTTCGCCAGGCGCCTCGAGGGCGCCTATGAATCTCCG GAGGCTGAAGGAGATGAAGATGACTCGGATCGAGAAGATCAAGGGAATGCTGCTGTCAAGGTTATGTGCCGCTTATGCTTCTCTGGAGAAAACGAGGGCAGCTCAAAAGCTGCCAAAATGGTTCCATGCAAACTCTGCAACAAGAAGTATCATAAGAAGTGTGTGAAAAATTGGGGTGAACATAGAG ATCTCTTCCACTGGAGCTCGTGGATCTGTTCATCTTGCCGCAGCTGTGAG GTGTGTCGGCGGCCTGGTGATCCCAATAAGTTAATGTTCTGTAAAAGGTGTGATGGAGCCTATCACTGTTACTGTCAGCAACCCTCACACAAG AATGTTACTCATGGACCATATTTATGTCCAAAACATACAAGGTGTCACAGCTGTGGATCTGGTGTACCTGGGAGTGGCCATAGCACAAG GTGGTTTTTGGGGTACACATGCTGTGATGCTTGTGGGCGGTTGTTTGTGAAAGGAAACTACTGTCCAGTTTGCTTGAAG GTTTATAGAGATTCTGAAGTGATACCTATGGTTTGCTGCGACGTTTGTGAAAAGTGGGTACATATTGAATGTGATGGCATCAG CGAGGAAAAGTACCAGCAGTTCCAAGCTGACCAAAATCTCCAGTATACATGCGCATCATGCCGTGGCGAATGCTCCCAG ATCAGGGATGCAGAAGATGCAGTTAGGGAGCTTTGGAAGAGGAGGAACATTGTTGATCATGATCTTATGGTTAGTTTAAGGGCTGCTGCTGGACTGCCTTCTTTAGAAGATGTGACACCTTGTCCAAACTCGGACGATGAAAGGCTCGGTGCATtagtattgaaaaatgatggtagAAACACACTAAAATTCTCTTTCAAAAGTAACAGCAGTAAGCCTCCATTAGATCAATCTGAACAAGAAAAGAATGTTCCTAAGAACTCAGGGACGAATAAGAAGCATTCCAAGAAAAAAGGCAATCAAGGTAATAAGTCAGTTGCTGATCCGAATGAGATATTTCTTGAGAGAAGGCATGAAGTCAAATCAATGAGTAGTCACTTGGGAGATCATACTGTAGATATTAATCATGACAGGAATTCTTTCAAGAATAATGAGAATGTGTTTGTTTTATCTTCAACTCGAAGTTCAGAGAAGGATCTGAAATCCACATCTGCGAAAGCTGCAACAAACAGTGCAGATATGATACCAAAAGTCAAAATCAAAGGCAGTAAGGTGCCGAGCCTGCATTTCAAAGATATAGGTGAGGAAAATAATGCCAAGGGTGACACAGGGAAAGGTACCAAGTTGGTTATTCATCTTGGAACACGTCACAAAAGTAAAAGTGGCTCTCCTAAGTCTGAAATGTCCAATTCTCATAAAGAGCAAGAGCTTGGTTTGATGCATG GAGGGAAAATTGATGTAACAAGCCACTTCAAAAGCTCGAAGAGTAGTAAAAAGGAAAAAAGTGTAATGAAACTAGTTGGAGAGACAGGAGTACAGCAAAGAAGTAGCCTTTTGGGAGATCTGGGCACCTCCAAAAAGCATGCAACTGGAAAAAGGAGCAGTGCTCTAATTTCTGGGATGGAAAATGCAAGTGAAAGTGGAACAAGAAGCAGATCATTTGGACATAAGCAATCTATTCCCAGTCAGCTGACAGAGAGCCAGGGCACTGCTTCAGTTCCTGTCAACAACTCTCCTGACAGCTTAAAGCCCTCGTTGCTTAAACTCAAATTTAAGCGTCCACATTTGGAGCAGCCAAGTGCCCAGGTTTCCCAACCAGAGGAGCCGGCCACCTGGGCTTCTCAGCAAGAGGACTTAAATGTTGCTAAAGGCCAGAGATCAAAGAGGAAAAGACCTTCGACAGACAAGATGGATGGCTCAGAGGGCAGTACTCCATCCAAGAGGCATGGGCAGAGCACGGGGGACGAAGCAATGGATGCGACCTGGATACTGCGCAAGTTGGGCAATGATGCAATTGGGAAGAGGATTGAGATCCAATTAGCTTCTGATGGCAAATG GCATCAAGGTGTGGTATCTAATGTCATCAGCGGCATGCTTTGTGTTCAGTTAGATAATGGTAGCTCTGAGAACTTAGAGCTGGGAAAGCAGGCAGTTCGATTGATAGCTCAAAGATCGAAGGGCGGAAAGAGATGA